The proteins below come from a single Fodinicurvata sp. EGI_FJ10296 genomic window:
- a CDS encoding invasion associated locus B family protein: protein MNAASAAALGITLALFSWTGAAQSQQNERPIRFGAWLPGNVMESRGDWGVRCEGSDPEADLGQCEIIQNVSPIGSSAVLMHAAAGWAGDGLDPLAVLVFPLGVHLPSGVRIDGGADGGRTADYQICTERGCQIELRVDDDLMSTFAAQDEVQIVVRSADMTEIGIPLSLDGFAAALNLVDSLEP from the coding sequence ATGAACGCAGCATCGGCCGCGGCTCTCGGGATCACATTGGCACTGTTCAGCTGGACCGGCGCCGCGCAATCGCAGCAGAACGAGCGCCCGATTCGCTTTGGGGCCTGGCTTCCCGGCAACGTCATGGAATCGCGCGGCGACTGGGGTGTCCGGTGCGAGGGAAGCGATCCCGAAGCAGATCTCGGTCAGTGCGAGATCATCCAGAATGTCAGCCCGATCGGATCGTCGGCCGTACTTATGCATGCTGCGGCCGGCTGGGCCGGTGACGGCCTCGACCCCCTGGCGGTGCTGGTCTTCCCGCTTGGCGTTCATCTGCCGTCTGGCGTGCGCATCGACGGTGGCGCAGATGGAGGGCGAACAGCGGACTATCAGATCTGCACTGAACGAGGCTGCCAGATCGAGCTGAGGGTCGATGACGACCTGATGTCGACATTTGCAGCGCAGGATGAGGTGCAGATCGTCGTCCGCAGCGCCGACATGACCGAAATCGGCATTCCGCTTTCGCTGGACGGCTTTGCCGCTGCTCTGAATCTGGTGGATTCGTTGGAACCGTGA
- a CDS encoding SapC family protein, with product MPLLYEQPQVMTLRAHGALSLDRQQDFAFSRYTNAVPLNANEFRLAAPWYPIVFGPENAGLAMAVIGMLPDRNAFVGDDGQWLEADYIPAYVRRYPFIVAQSGEDRKLCIDVGCRRVRPSAEAGASADPLFTDGQPSALTDSAKSFCAAYDRAARATQAFIEHLDELGLLVERTATARWDGGESKSLSGFRVVDEEKFRALGSDAIAAMHANNWLEPLFAHLVSVAAWSRIRRLST from the coding sequence ATGCCGCTCCTGTATGAGCAGCCGCAGGTGATGACGCTGCGGGCTCATGGTGCTCTCAGTCTCGACCGGCAACAGGACTTCGCCTTCAGCCGCTACACCAATGCGGTCCCCCTCAACGCCAACGAGTTCCGTCTGGCGGCCCCATGGTATCCGATCGTTTTCGGCCCCGAGAATGCCGGTCTGGCCATGGCCGTTATCGGCATGCTGCCTGACCGGAATGCCTTTGTCGGTGACGATGGCCAGTGGCTGGAAGCCGACTATATTCCCGCTTATGTTCGCCGGTATCCATTCATCGTCGCGCAAAGCGGCGAGGACCGCAAACTGTGCATCGACGTCGGATGCCGCCGGGTTCGGCCATCGGCCGAGGCAGGGGCCAGTGCCGATCCGCTGTTCACTGACGGCCAACCGTCCGCGCTGACTGACTCCGCCAAATCGTTCTGCGCGGCCTATGACCGGGCGGCCCGGGCGACACAGGCGTTCATCGAGCACCTGGATGAGCTCGGGCTGCTTGTCGAACGGACAGCAACCGCGCGCTGGGATGGTGGAGAGTCGAAAAGCCTGTCCGGATTTCGGGTTGTCGATGAGGAAAAATTCAGGGCGCTCGGCAGCGATGCCATAGCGGCAATGCATGCCAACAATTGGCTCGAACCGCTGTTCGCGCATCTGGTTTCCGTCGCCGCCTGGTCGCGGATTCGCCGCCTTTCGACTTGA
- a CDS encoding methyltransferase yields MHFDGPWSSYASLTRIIGSVVDVWPQHQSKLARDFSLYGDRDRAMLDSIAADILSALGGDVREAAGDYRWTCSRMLDAEMRFRRDGSSANASVDDLLSGIYGSKDDTKRYMNGLLLSQILWPQHAGPLLYFRSEYLASVLPGAVHLEIGPGHGLWMAGILQRDSSAQLVGWDITRECLSFTESTFQRLCPDLKPRLEIRDICDNTWHRPSTESEGLFDSVIASQLFEVVSEPKVAALNIHRSLAPSGRTFICSPINVAAPDHLRRWMHEDDLLAVLRSAGLHPTKLLRFGNQPGAQKIGAGYSLVVEAARSNVGETR; encoded by the coding sequence ATGCACTTCGACGGTCCCTGGAGCTCATATGCCAGCCTGACGCGGATCATTGGGTCGGTAGTCGATGTTTGGCCGCAACACCAATCCAAATTGGCACGGGATTTTTCGCTTTATGGAGATCGCGACCGCGCGATGCTGGACTCCATAGCTGCCGATATTCTTTCCGCCCTCGGTGGCGATGTTCGAGAAGCGGCTGGCGACTATCGTTGGACTTGCTCCCGAATGCTGGACGCTGAAATGCGCTTTCGCCGGGACGGATCCTCCGCAAACGCCAGCGTCGACGATCTTCTCAGCGGCATCTATGGAAGCAAGGATGACACAAAACGGTATATGAACGGCCTGCTGTTATCACAGATCCTGTGGCCACAGCACGCGGGTCCGCTTCTCTATTTCCGCAGCGAATACCTGGCATCGGTTTTGCCCGGCGCGGTTCACCTTGAAATAGGCCCGGGGCACGGCCTTTGGATGGCCGGTATCTTGCAGAGGGATTCGTCTGCGCAACTTGTAGGGTGGGACATAACAAGAGAGTGCCTTTCGTTCACGGAATCGACCTTCCAGCGCCTTTGTCCTGATCTGAAGCCCCGCCTCGAGATCCGTGACATTTGTGACAACACCTGGCACCGCCCATCGACAGAATCTGAGGGGCTCTTTGATTCAGTGATAGCAAGCCAGTTGTTTGAGGTTGTAAGCGAGCCGAAGGTGGCCGCCCTGAACATCCACAGGTCACTTGCGCCATCTGGGCGCACTTTCATCTGCTCACCCATCAATGTTGCGGCACCCGACCACCTCAGGAGGTGGATGCACGAGGACGACCTTCTGGCAGTTCTGCGTTCGGCCGGTCTGCACCCCACCAAGCTGCTCCGCTTCGGCAATCAGCCTGGTGCCCAGAAAATTGGCGCGGGATATTCTCTTGTTGTCGAAGCGGCCAGATCCAACGTGGGCGAAACTCGATGA
- a CDS encoding AMP-binding protein → MTTGLRSRLKSIFDQSTDRPLVVYRNKTVTYGAALTQISALHKQFSDIVELGGRIGVMSERGPSAYVGTLAAFMTGRTYVTLSPKMPAHRLRQIAQSADLCAVLLSTSQIPLFQRVFSGSEHPVTGIIIDECPDPGSNPDMGTNRLVVAGEPADPASLWVDGCEDPDVAYLLFTSGSTGNPKGVPVSTKSLCSYIDSVTDFYGFSSDDRHSQTFDLSFDLAMHDLLVATSTGGALVPFLDADLLSASHHAETHDVTCWFSVPSQAALMSKARTLTPGSMKSVRLSLFCGEPLSCDLAKKWQAAAPNSIIENLYGPTEATIAMSRYRFHPQQDNDEARRGLVPIGSPFPGMKVRFDTAPSPAPDDIKIAGELMLAGRQLATGYWKSDSQTARSFVTLDGEPETVWYRTGDIVEQSPSGCLHFVGRTDQQIKIAGHRLEIGEVETELRRVSGSPASAVVPWPVEGTSIKGLVGFVEGASIGGSQIRKLLRERLPEYMIPKKIYTFDELPRSTSGKIDRRRLTEDLEKK, encoded by the coding sequence ATGACGACCGGCCTTCGTAGTAGATTAAAAAGCATTTTCGACCAATCGACCGACAGACCGCTTGTCGTATACAGGAACAAAACGGTTACATATGGCGCTGCACTAACTCAGATTTCGGCTCTTCATAAGCAGTTCTCGGACATCGTCGAGCTAGGTGGACGAATTGGTGTAATGTCTGAACGGGGCCCATCAGCATATGTCGGCACCTTGGCGGCCTTTATGACCGGGCGGACATATGTAACGCTGTCACCGAAAATGCCGGCTCATAGACTACGACAGATTGCACAGTCGGCCGACCTTTGTGCCGTCCTGCTGTCCACTTCGCAAATCCCTCTATTCCAGCGGGTTTTTTCGGGATCCGAGCATCCCGTTACAGGAATAATTATCGACGAATGTCCTGATCCAGGTTCCAATCCCGACATGGGAACAAACCGACTGGTGGTAGCAGGAGAGCCCGCCGATCCTGCCAGCCTTTGGGTCGACGGATGCGAAGATCCCGACGTCGCGTATTTGTTATTCACATCGGGCTCCACGGGCAATCCCAAGGGAGTGCCCGTTTCCACCAAAAGCCTCTGCTCCTATATCGATAGCGTTACGGATTTCTACGGCTTTTCTTCTGACGATCGTCATAGCCAGACATTCGACCTCAGCTTTGACCTTGCCATGCACGATCTTCTGGTAGCGACGAGTACAGGCGGAGCGCTTGTGCCATTCCTCGACGCAGACCTGTTGAGTGCCAGCCATCATGCAGAGACTCATGATGTGACATGCTGGTTTTCCGTTCCTTCGCAAGCAGCGCTTATGTCCAAGGCCCGGACCCTTACGCCCGGATCCATGAAGTCGGTTCGCCTTTCGCTCTTTTGCGGTGAGCCGCTTTCTTGCGACCTCGCGAAGAAATGGCAAGCCGCTGCTCCAAACAGTATCATCGAGAATCTCTATGGACCGACCGAGGCGACTATCGCAATGTCTCGGTATCGATTTCACCCTCAACAGGACAACGACGAAGCAAGACGTGGATTGGTGCCTATCGGATCTCCGTTTCCAGGCATGAAGGTCAGGTTCGACACAGCGCCAAGTCCGGCTCCGGATGATATCAAGATAGCCGGCGAACTGATGCTAGCGGGCAGACAATTGGCGACCGGCTACTGGAAGTCGGACAGCCAGACCGCGAGATCCTTCGTAACGCTCGATGGGGAGCCAGAGACGGTCTGGTACAGAACTGGCGACATTGTCGAACAATCGCCTTCAGGTTGCCTGCATTTCGTCGGTCGGACGGATCAACAGATAAAAATTGCGGGCCACCGACTTGAGATCGGGGAGGTGGAGACCGAGTTGCGGCGCGTTTCCGGTTCACCGGCATCTGCCGTTGTTCCCTGGCCCGTTGAAGGAACGAGCATAAAGGGACTTGTAGGTTTTGTCGAAGGCGCATCAATCGGCGGTAGCCAAATACGTAAATTGCTGAGAGAGCGTCTTCCCGAATACATGATTCCAAAGAAGATTTACACTTTTGACGAACTCCCACGGAGCACAAGTGGAAAGATCGACCGGCGTCGGCTAACAGAAGACCTTGAAAAGAAATGA